A single Candidatus Atribacteria bacterium ADurb.Bin276 DNA region contains:
- the pfkA1_2 gene encoding 6-phosphofructokinase 1: MGKKKVAILVGGGPAPGLNGVISSVTLESIQRGYEVVGIYNGFKWISSADFDPKVHTITLDRKVVNGIHFKGGSILGTARDSLIKNGKIDTEKVNNVKKAMEIMDIGYLVTTGGDDTAFSASIISKEIKNFYVAHVPKTIDNDLPLPGEMPTFGFQTARELGTDLLKNLLEDARTTGRWYFVVAMGRSAGHLALGMGIAAGATLTIIPEQFGHGKTTLKSVCDIIEGSMLKRKLQGMDWGIGVIAEGVAYKFGDFEQLEKVLGRPIPKDPHGHPRLAEVPLGDLLKREIENRYAEREQKITIVTKDIGYELRCADPIPFDIEYTRELGYGAMDFLLGDDYNADFKEAGAMISLVEGNLNPIPFHQIMDPDSGKKTIRLVNTYSYNYKVARAFMTLLEPKELNSPDQLSKLSSIAKMDENTFKKHFSNLPRI; this comes from the coding sequence ATGGGAAAAAAGAAAGTAGCAATTCTGGTGGGTGGTGGTCCAGCACCAGGTCTAAACGGTGTTATATCTTCAGTAACGCTTGAATCAATCCAAAGAGGTTATGAAGTAGTGGGTATTTATAACGGATTCAAATGGATTTCTTCAGCTGATTTTGATCCAAAAGTACATACTATAACTTTGGATCGAAAAGTTGTTAATGGAATTCATTTTAAGGGTGGATCGATATTAGGAACTGCCCGAGACAGTTTAATTAAGAATGGAAAAATCGATACTGAAAAAGTAAACAATGTGAAGAAAGCCATGGAAATAATGGATATCGGTTACCTCGTAACGACCGGAGGAGATGATACTGCTTTTAGTGCCAGTATTATTTCCAAAGAGATTAAGAATTTTTATGTCGCTCATGTTCCTAAAACAATTGATAATGATTTACCCTTACCCGGTGAAATGCCAACCTTTGGATTTCAAACAGCTCGAGAATTAGGTACCGACCTTTTAAAGAATTTATTAGAAGATGCCCGGACGACGGGTCGATGGTATTTTGTTGTTGCTATGGGGCGGAGCGCCGGGCATTTAGCTTTAGGGATGGGAATAGCTGCTGGAGCGACCTTGACCATTATTCCCGAACAGTTTGGTCATGGAAAAACGACTTTAAAAAGTGTTTGTGATATTATCGAAGGTTCAATGCTCAAAAGAAAGCTTCAAGGCATGGATTGGGGAATTGGTGTAATAGCTGAAGGAGTAGCTTATAAATTTGGTGATTTTGAACAGTTAGAAAAAGTTTTGGGTAGACCCATACCTAAAGATCCACACGGACATCCTCGATTGGCTGAAGTGCCCTTAGGTGACCTTTTAAAACGGGAAATTGAGAATCGTTATGCGGAGAGAGAACAAAAAATAACTATAGTAACCAAAGACATCGGATATGAACTAAGATGTGCTGATCCAATCCCCTTTGATATTGAATATACTCGTGAGTTGGGATATGGAGCAATGGATTTCCTCCTTGGCGATGATTATAATGCTGACTTTAAAGAAGCTGGAGCTATGATCAGTTTGGTAGAGGGGAATCTTAACCCTATTCCTTTCCATCAAATTATGGATCCCGATAGTGGAAAGAAAACCATTCGTTTAGTAAATACCTATTCCTACAATTATAAGGTTGCCAGAGCTTTCATGACCTTACTCGAACCTAAAGAATTAAATAGCCCGGATCAGCTATCTAAACTTTCCAGTATTGCCAAAATGGATGAAAACACTTTTAAAAAGCACTTTTCGAATTTACCGAGAATTTAA
- a CDS encoding glycogen branching enzyme, translated as MSQNREKWVKEIFRQTVIKAVEKGEEIQDKIQKLTEEIINSEIKNLGLTREKMKILAQNAMEGIIEGTKETREKTEEFNQKAVNGIIAAVRNIPELNKTKTREYIKHAVFGIKATLNNAGDKMMDSLYSALENIFELKQKARVTFKCMAPNASQVYLVGSFNDWNPTVTPLKKTLKGHWSVTLTIPQGSYEYRYLVDNQWFTDPNTPHIFNQFGTENSVLVVGE; from the coding sequence ATGAGCCAAAACCGTGAAAAGTGGGTGAAGGAGATTTTTCGGCAAACTGTCATCAAAGCAGTGGAAAAAGGAGAAGAGATACAGGATAAAATTCAAAAATTAACCGAAGAAATTATCAACTCTGAAATCAAAAATCTTGGCTTAACCCGGGAAAAAATGAAAATCTTAGCCCAAAATGCAATGGAAGGAATTATTGAAGGGACAAAAGAAACCCGAGAAAAGACTGAAGAGTTTAACCAAAAAGCCGTTAACGGGATAATAGCTGCCGTTCGAAACATTCCTGAGTTAAACAAAACGAAAACTCGAGAATATATCAAACACGCGGTTTTTGGAATTAAAGCAACACTAAACAATGCTGGGGATAAAATGATGGATTCGCTGTATAGTGCTCTTGAAAACATATTTGAGCTCAAACAAAAAGCCAGAGTTACGTTTAAATGTATGGCACCAAATGCTTCACAGGTTTACTTAGTTGGATCTTTTAATGATTGGAACCCTACCGTCACTCCTCTCAAAAAAACCCTTAAAGGGCACTGGAGCGTTACCCTCACCATCCCTCAAGGAAGTTATGAATACCGTTATTTAGTTGATAATCAGTGGTTCACTGACCCGAATACCCCCCACATTTTTAACCAATTTGGTACCGAAAATTCTGTTCTCGTCGTAGGAGAATAA
- a CDS encoding Serine dehydrogenase proteinase produces MFWNIVIIIFLIIMIYPIIQMKALQQQRYFFIRSLERKRGSRVIVLIHRQEEMSFFGFPIARYINIEDSEKILRAIHLTNKNIPIDLILHTPGGIVLAAEQIARAIKKHPAKVTVFIPHYSMSGGSLIALAADEVVMDPNAVIGPVDPQIGTMHSQYPAASVLRALEIPNPNRDDETLILGDIARKAINQVYQVVYDLVKDKVEEEKAKKLADILSTGIWTHDFPITVELAQEMGLPVRIGIPQEIYDLMELYPQTQQNRPTVEFIPGPYRKPEKKGS; encoded by the coding sequence GTGTTCTGGAATATCGTGATAATTATTTTTTTAATTATTATGATTTATCCTATTATTCAAATGAAGGCACTTCAGCAGCAAAGATATTTTTTTATTCGAAGTTTGGAACGAAAACGAGGATCGCGGGTTATTGTCCTTATTCATCGCCAGGAAGAAATGTCTTTTTTTGGATTCCCTATTGCTCGTTATATCAATATTGAAGATTCTGAAAAAATTTTGAGAGCTATTCATTTAACCAACAAAAACATTCCTATTGATCTCATTTTGCATACACCAGGAGGAATAGTTCTAGCTGCAGAACAAATTGCCCGAGCCATCAAAAAGCATCCAGCAAAAGTGACGGTATTTATTCCACACTACTCCATGTCAGGTGGTTCGCTGATAGCATTGGCTGCCGATGAGGTAGTAATGGATCCCAACGCCGTTATAGGACCGGTTGATCCTCAAATTGGAACTATGCATTCTCAATATCCAGCGGCATCTGTATTAAGGGCATTAGAAATACCCAATCCCAATCGAGATGATGAGACTTTGATTTTAGGAGATATTGCTCGAAAGGCTATCAATCAAGTTTATCAGGTGGTTTATGATTTAGTCAAAGATAAGGTTGAAGAAGAAAAAGCTAAAAAATTAGCAGATATATTAAGTACCGGTATCTGGACTCATGATTTTCCAATTACTGTGGAATTAGCTCAGGAAATGGGATTGCCGGTTCGCATTGGTATTCCACAGGAAATCTATGACCTAATGGAACTTTACCCTCAAACTCAGCAAAATCGGCCTACAGTTGAGTTTATCCCTGGTCCCTATCGAAAACCGGAGAAGAAAGGGAGTTAA